Proteins from one Pseudoalteromonas undina genomic window:
- a CDS encoding M1 family metallopeptidase yields the protein MFFKSLLTVSVALAINAANANEFVIEKLAKPSSQKVALTLDPSQDTFTGMTEISLEVLKPTRYIELNGVDYATKMVQLLGEQNCDLNSEMLKTGKVKFSCEEQILPGKYTLKIDFSAPYNRQSVGLYKTLDQGVPYLFTQFEMSDARRAFPVFDEPSYKIPFQLTITAPTSQKVYSNTPELKTTVNGDMTTHYFDKTPPIPSYLVAMAVGPFEELEIKGMPIPGRVITPQGKIHLAQYAKENMPKVLGALEEYFGIPYVYKKLDSVAVPEFPFGAMENSGLVTYREDILLVDLEAATRSKKQRNVSIIAHELAHQWYGNLVTMKWWNDLWLNEAFASWMAAKITKQLNPEFESHLDLPQNNVMALDARLSTKPIRKPIKTEADIMDGLGLAYSKGSSVLAMVENWIGEDAFQAGIQNYLKEFSYKNAEAADLWEALGKASNKDVASVLKSFIEQSSFPLIKVDQQGKTITISQSRFANAGVDAPAQLWNVPVAIKYGKGDKVKTASVLLNKQNQTLELDFEPEWIYPDQGALGYYRWVMDDAQFNALIDNAASVLNDRERLALLSATDALLDAGVISAAKLMQTLEVFASDSHPRVANTALGYLASQQRTFKDDSNKDLWPTFIQNAVMPAAKKYGLEARMGEDGAVAQLRAAVVSRLGFDGEDKNVINKAKQQTAAYLKDPQKVDPYLAGTYLRLAAFHGDKALLDQFMATFKTTKDPQVRTNMLAAMGYFGKPELQKAVLAYSLTDEVTASDMRTILSGQSYTDERQALFIDWIYSNYDKVTASLPPFFVPNLPYFTTASCDAESLAKTQTFFDAKLDDVPGYARTLSKLAESTNDCIALKNRELKSVNSFLNSK from the coding sequence ATGTTTTTTAAAAGCCTCTTAACCGTGAGCGTTGCGCTTGCGATAAATGCTGCTAACGCTAATGAGTTCGTCATTGAAAAGCTCGCAAAGCCAAGTTCACAAAAAGTCGCTTTAACGCTCGACCCAAGTCAGGATACTTTTACAGGAATGACTGAAATCAGTTTGGAGGTGCTTAAACCAACACGCTACATTGAACTTAATGGTGTTGATTACGCAACCAAAATGGTTCAACTATTGGGTGAGCAAAACTGCGACTTAAACAGCGAAATGCTTAAAACCGGTAAAGTTAAATTTAGCTGCGAAGAGCAAATTCTGCCGGGTAAATACACTTTAAAAATTGATTTCTCAGCGCCATATAATCGCCAAAGTGTGGGGCTATATAAAACCCTAGATCAAGGCGTTCCTTATCTTTTCACCCAATTTGAAATGAGCGATGCCCGTCGAGCGTTTCCTGTATTTGACGAACCAAGCTATAAAATTCCATTTCAGTTAACTATTACCGCCCCCACTTCACAAAAAGTGTATTCAAATACACCTGAGTTAAAAACGACAGTGAATGGCGATATGACTACCCATTACTTTGATAAAACGCCACCAATTCCATCATACTTAGTAGCTATGGCTGTAGGCCCGTTTGAAGAGCTAGAGATTAAGGGTATGCCAATTCCTGGCCGTGTAATTACTCCACAGGGTAAAATTCATTTAGCACAGTATGCAAAAGAGAATATGCCTAAAGTACTGGGCGCACTTGAAGAGTACTTTGGTATTCCTTACGTATATAAAAAGTTAGATTCAGTGGCTGTTCCAGAGTTTCCGTTTGGGGCAATGGAAAACTCAGGTTTAGTGACTTACCGCGAAGATATTCTTCTGGTTGATTTAGAAGCTGCAACGCGTAGTAAAAAGCAACGTAATGTCTCTATTATTGCCCATGAATTAGCTCACCAATGGTACGGTAACTTAGTGACTATGAAGTGGTGGAACGACTTATGGTTAAACGAAGCGTTTGCTAGCTGGATGGCAGCAAAAATTACTAAGCAACTTAACCCTGAGTTTGAATCACACCTAGATTTACCACAAAACAATGTAATGGCGTTAGATGCTCGCTTAAGCACTAAGCCAATTCGTAAACCAATTAAAACTGAAGCCGATATTATGGACGGTTTAGGCCTTGCATACAGCAAAGGCAGCTCAGTACTGGCGATGGTTGAAAATTGGATTGGTGAAGATGCATTTCAAGCTGGTATTCAAAATTACTTAAAAGAGTTCTCATATAAAAATGCCGAAGCCGCCGATTTATGGGAAGCACTCGGTAAGGCTTCAAATAAAGATGTGGCGAGTGTTTTAAAATCATTTATTGAACAATCGTCATTTCCTTTAATCAAGGTTGATCAGCAAGGTAAAACTATCACTATTTCGCAAAGCCGTTTTGCTAATGCCGGTGTTGATGCTCCAGCCCAACTTTGGAATGTACCCGTTGCCATTAAGTACGGTAAAGGCGATAAAGTAAAAACTGCCAGTGTATTACTTAATAAACAAAACCAAACGCTAGAGTTAGATTTTGAGCCAGAGTGGATATATCCAGACCAAGGTGCGCTAGGTTACTACCGCTGGGTCATGGACGATGCGCAATTTAACGCACTAATTGATAATGCAGCAAGCGTATTAAACGACCGCGAGCGCCTTGCATTGTTATCAGCTACTGACGCCTTACTTGACGCAGGTGTAATTTCTGCGGCTAAGCTGATGCAAACGCTTGAAGTATTTGCCAGTGATAGTCATCCACGCGTAGCTAACACTGCTTTAGGTTATTTAGCATCTCAGCAGCGTACCTTTAAAGACGACAGCAACAAAGATTTATGGCCTACATTTATTCAAAATGCAGTCATGCCTGCCGCTAAAAAATATGGCCTAGAAGCAAGAATGGGGGAAGATGGCGCTGTTGCTCAATTGCGAGCTGCGGTGGTATCACGCTTAGGCTTTGATGGTGAAGATAAAAATGTGATCAATAAAGCTAAGCAGCAAACAGCTGCCTACTTAAAAGATCCACAAAAAGTAGACCCTTATTTAGCGGGTACTTACTTACGTCTTGCGGCTTTTCATGGTGATAAAGCGCTGCTTGATCAGTTTATGGCAACCTTTAAAACCACTAAAGATCCACAAGTTCGTACCAATATGTTGGCAGCAATGGGTTATTTTGGTAAACCTGAACTCCAAAAAGCAGTGCTTGCATATAGCTTAACCGATGAAGTAACCGCTTCTGATATGCGTACTATTTTATCGGGGCAAAGTTACACCGATGAACGCCAAGCACTCTTTATTGATTGGATATATAGCAACTACGATAAAGTAACAGCAAGTTTGCCACCATTTTTTGTGCCTAACTTACCTTACTTTACTACTGCTAGCTGTGATGCTGAAAGTTTAGCGAAAACGCAAACGTTCTTTGACGCTAAACTTGATGACGTACCTGGCTATGCGCGCACATTAAGTAAGCTTGCAGAAAGTACTAATGACTGTATTGCACTTAAAAACCGTGAACTCAAATCAGTAAATAGCTTTTTGAATAGTAAATAA
- a CDS encoding glutathione S-transferase family protein, with protein sequence MQLLGSISSPYVRRVRIWAQQNNCEFEFINLDIFSSDDRSLMMSHNPAAKIPILIDGSLNLSDSNNILRYLLEKTQQNPLTWPQEHFLTSINACNDSLVELLICQRSGFDTQADKLFFNLQNERIAQTLDYLNDHLNDDEFKSCECLNISLYCLLDWICFRELTDFSAQSQLVKFYEAFSQRQAAKNTNPRLKF encoded by the coding sequence ATGCAATTACTTGGCTCTATTTCTTCCCCTTATGTTCGCCGTGTCAGAATTTGGGCACAACAAAATAACTGTGAGTTTGAGTTTATAAATCTCGACATTTTTTCAAGCGATGACCGCTCTTTAATGATGTCGCACAACCCGGCAGCTAAAATCCCTATCTTAATTGATGGCTCGCTTAACTTAAGCGACTCAAACAATATACTGCGTTACTTACTTGAAAAAACACAGCAGAACCCGCTAACTTGGCCGCAAGAGCATTTTTTAACTAGCATCAATGCCTGTAACGATTCATTGGTTGAGTTATTGATATGTCAGCGTTCTGGGTTTGACACGCAAGCTGATAAACTATTTTTTAATCTGCAAAATGAGCGAATTGCGCAAACTTTAGACTATTTAAATGATCATTTAAACGATGATGAATTTAAAAGCTGTGAATGCCTCAACATCAGTTTATACTGCTTGCTAGATTGGATCTGCTTTCGTGAACTCACTGATTTTAGCGCGCAATCGCAGTTAGTTAAGTTTTATGAAGCGTTTAGTCAGCGTCAAGCGGCTAAAAATACCAACCCTCGACTCAAATTTTAA
- a CDS encoding DUF2750 domain-containing protein — translation MSDIEIESQLVSFVEKVRVSEQIWALGAQDGGFVVCESNQFDDTDVLLLWESEDAAKEQCKEEWKDYSPVEINLDEFLDDWVEDLKSDDALVGLNWNDDQVCVEIEPVGLARALSE, via the coding sequence ATGAGCGATATCGAAATTGAATCACAACTAGTTAGCTTTGTAGAAAAAGTACGTGTTAGTGAACAGATCTGGGCACTGGGTGCACAAGATGGTGGCTTTGTTGTATGTGAATCAAATCAGTTTGACGACACCGATGTACTTTTACTGTGGGAATCAGAAGACGCAGCAAAAGAGCAGTGTAAAGAAGAGTGGAAAGACTATAGTCCGGTAGAAATCAATCTAGATGAATTTTTAGATGATTGGGTTGAAGACCTTAAATCGGATGATGCATTAGTTGGTTTAAATTGGAATGACGATCAAGTGTGTGTAGAAATTGAACCAGTTGGTTTAGCTCGCGCTTTAAGTGAATAA